Genomic window (Bradyrhizobium sp. 186):
ACGTTCCGGCAACGCGACCTCGCCTTTCGGGGAGGGCGTTGACCTTCAAAGCCGGATGGAATCACTGTCGCGCATCGCCAAGATCGACCAGGTCATTTTGGAAGCCGCGAAGAACGTTGGCTACGACAGGCTATCATCTGATTCTAACCCGACGCTCCTTGCCAGGTTTATGGCATGGGGGAAGGAAATCGATCTTCGGGATGTGTTCGCCAAGGAGCCGGCAGAGCCGCGGCCGCAGCCACAGGCGCGAGCGGAAGCAGAGGAAGACATAGAGCGTAACCAGTCTGGAATTCTCAGTCTGCGAGACCGCATCAATGCCAAGCAGGAGGGCCGATCCGACCTGTTGAGAATAACGTTCCGTCACAAGGATCCGTCGATCGCCGCTAGTTATCTGAACGAGCTCGCGAACGCATTGGTAACCGTTCAAAGTCTCGATGTTCAAATGCCGGGCGCGCAGGAGTTCTTTCAGCAGCAAACGAAGCGCCTCGAGGAAGAGGCAGAGGTCGCGGCTGCCGATCTGAAGCGTTTCTCCGTTGAGGCATCGATTTATGCCGTCGACGATCAGCGGCAACTCCTGCTCAAGCGCGCCAGTGATTTGGCCGCGCTGATCTCCACGACGCGGGGTGCAATCGAGGACAAGAAAGGGCAGAAACTTGCGATCGCGGACCAGTTGGCCGTCCTGCGGCCGGTCACGCAGTCCAAGACCGTGAGCCGAATGGTGAGCACGCTGGCAGGGCCGGACTCTCGAAGGCCCCTCGATTCCTCCGCTAAGCCGCCGGACCAGTTTGAGGAGCAGCCTCCCTTGCTTCTGATCAAGGTCTACCAGGACAACATGTCGACGCTGATGAAGATAAATGCCGACCTCAACGGGCAGATAGAGCTGCTGAATCAATTGGGTGCCGAGCTCGAGAAAGTGAGTAAGGAACTTGCATCGCTCTCTGCAAAAGAGGCCGAGTACGGAAGGTTGAAGCGCGTTCTCACGACCGCGTCATCAGCTGCGGCGCAGTATGCAGCCCGCATTCAGGAGGAGCAGATAAGCACCGAGGTCGCCAAAAAGAGCCAGCTTTCCAGCCTCAGAGTAGTGCAGAAAGCGATAACTCCAACGGCGCCTGTATTTCCTCAAGTCTCTCAACTCGTAGCCTTGGCGCTTGCCGGCGGCGTTCTGCTCGGTCTTGGAGGCGTCTTCGGGCCGGAACTCGCGAGAAGCACAATGCATGCCCACCCAAGTCTCGGAGGGGCCGTCGGGGATGACGATCCGGTAAGGAATCTGCTGTTGGTGGCCCGGCAAAGAACGGAAGGACTGAAGGACCTTCATTCTACCGGACGGGCAGACCTCAAAGAAGAAGCGGTTGTCGGCCCTGTTCCTCGATCGACCAGGATGCCTCCGCTCTAGGGATTAACATACAAACGAATCGCTGCAATTTTTACGTGGTGCGTCGGTGGCTCCTGATCGGCGCCAAGTGAGGAGACCTTCAGCATGAAGATTTTCAGCATTTGCTGCGTTCGAGACGAGAACGACATTGTCAGCGAGGCTCTGGAGGCCGCTCTAAGCTGGAGTGACAGGATATTCGTTTTTGACAATGGCAGTGTCGATGGAACGTGGGAAACGGTACAGGCCATCGCGAGCAGGAACTCGAAGATCGAAATCGTTGGTCATGACAATCGCATTTTCACTGACGAAATCCGCGGAGAAATATTCGAAATGCGTCGCGGTGTAGCATCTCCGGGAGATTGGTGGTGCAGGCTAGACTCAGACGAAATCTACATTGACGATCCGGCCCGCTTCCTCGCGCGCGTCCCGAACAGCTACGGCTTCGTCCTCTCTGCTACGTTCAATTTCTACTTCACCGACGTAGATCTTCGGAATTACGAACAGAGTCCTTCGGACTGGCTGGATCGTCCGGTGCAAGACAGGCTCAAATGTTATCAGAACAATTGGGGTGAACCCCGATTTGTCCGCCACCGCAACGATCTCCGCTGGGGCGGGTTGGTCTGGCCGCATAACCGGGGCCGGACATTTCCGTCGCGGATTCGCTTGAAGCACTTTCCGTACCGCTCGCCTGCGCAGATATCGAGCCGGCTGGAAATACGTCAAGGGCAACCGGCGCTATTCAAACACGAAGCCAACCGAACGCTTGCAACGGGCTTGCAGCCCGATTGGACAGACGAAGGCCTGGCGCCGATGCACGAGACAGCCTCCTGGCGGGATCGCGTGCGAAAGGCTG
Coding sequences:
- a CDS encoding glycosyltransferase family 2 protein produces the protein MKIFSICCVRDENDIVSEALEAALSWSDRIFVFDNGSVDGTWETVQAIASRNSKIEIVGHDNRIFTDEIRGEIFEMRRGVASPGDWWCRLDSDEIYIDDPARFLARVPNSYGFVLSATFNFYFTDVDLRNYEQSPSDWLDRPVQDRLKCYQNNWGEPRFVRHRNDLRWGGLVWPHNRGRTFPSRIRLKHFPYRSPAQISSRLEIRQGQPALFKHEANRTLATGLQPDWTDEGLAPMHETASWRDRVRKAVECDVDRGDGIFTTRNDLMPPLPSPAVDLVKVGLRRSHVGRAILSPILRWRRSQFGWR